The following proteins are co-located in the Melanotaenia boesemani isolate fMelBoe1 chromosome 5, fMelBoe1.pri, whole genome shotgun sequence genome:
- the LOC121639245 gene encoding integumentary mucin C.1-like → TTDAPTTTTAETTTTVAPTTTTVEPTTTDAPTTTTDATTTTTAELTTTTAGPTTTDAPTTTTAETTTTTGSPTTTTAETTTTDAPITTTDTPTTTTADPTTTDVPTTTTDAPTTTTDTPTTTTAEPTTTVAATTTTVETTTTDATTTTTAELTTTTAGPTTTTDAPTTTTAETTTTTGAPTTTTAEPTTTDAPTTTTDTPTTTTDTPTTTTDAPTTTTDAPTT, encoded by the coding sequence actacagatgccccaacaacaaccacagctgaaacaacaactacagttgccccaacaacaaccacagttgaaccaacaactacagatgccccaacaacaactacagatgccacaacaacaaccacagctgaactaacaacaaccacagctggaccaacaactacagatgccccaacaacaaccacagctgaaacaacaacaactacaggcTCCccgacaacaaccacagctgaaacaacaactacagatgccccaataACAACTACAGacaccccaacaacaaccacagctgacccaacaactacagatgtcccaacaacaaccacagatgccccaacaacaactacagataccccaacaacaaccacagctgaaccaacaactacagttgccgcaacaacaaccacagttgaaacaacaactacagatgccacaacaacaaccacagctgaactaacaacaaccacagctggaccaacaacaactacagatgccccaacaacaaccacagctgaaacaacaacaactacaggcGCCccgacaacaaccacagctgaaccaacaactacagatgccccaacaacaactacagacaccccaacaacaactacagacaccccaacaacaactacagatgccccaacaacaaccacagatgccccaacaaca
- the LOC121639263 gene encoding mucin-5AC-like: TTDATTTTTAEPTTTDAPTTTTDAPTTTTDATTTTTAETTTTDAPTTTTAKTTTTDAPTTTTDAPTTTTDAPTTTTDSPTTTTDATTTTTAEPTTTDTPTTTTAEPTTTDTPTTTAEPTTTTVVPTTTTAETTTTDAITITTAEPTTTDATTITTAEPKTTTDAPTTTTAEPTTTDAPTTTIDATTTITAELTTTTAGPTTTTDAQTTTTAETTTTTGAPTTTTAEPTTTDAPITTTDTPTTTTAEPTTTDAPTTTTDTPTTTTAEPTTTVATTTTTATTDAPTTTTAEPTTTDAPTTTTAETTTTDAPTTTTDAPTTTTDAPTTTTAETTITTGAPTTTTAEQPTTTDAPTTTTDTPTTTTAETTTTDAPTTTTDAPTTTTDAPTTTTDSPTTTTDATTTTTAEPTTTDTPTTTTAEPTTTDTPTTTAEPTTTTVVPTTTTAET; the protein is encoded by the exons actacagatgccacaacaacaaccacagctgaaccaacaactacagatgccccaacaacaaccacagatgccccaacaacaactacagatgccacaacaacaaccacagctgaaacaacaactacagatgccccaacaacaaccacagctaaaacaacaactacagatgccccaacaacaaccacagatgccccaacaacaactacagatgccccaacaacaaccacagattccccaacaacaactacagatgccacaacaacaaccacagctgaaccaacaactacagataccccaacaacaaccacagctgagccaacaactacagataccccaacaaccacagctgaaccaacaacaactacagttgtcccaacaacaaccacagctgaaacaacaactacagatgccataacaataaccacagctgaaccaacgactacagatgccacaacaataaccacagctgaaccaaaaacaactacagatgccccaacaacaaccacagctgaaccaacaactacagatgccccaacaacaactataGATGCCACAACAACAATCACAGCTGAactaacaacaaccacagctggaccaacaacaactacagatgcccaaacaacaaccacagctgaaacaacaacaactacaggcGCCccgacaacaaccacagctgaaccaacaactacagatgccccaataACAACTACAGacaccccaacaacaaccacagctgaaccaacaactacagatgccccaacaacaactacagataccccaacaacaaccacagctgaaccaacaactacagttgccacaacaacaaccacagct actacagacgCCCCGACAACAAcgacagctgaaccaacaactacagatgccccaacaacaactacagctgaaacaacaactacagatgccccaacaacaaccacagatgccccaacaacaactacagatgccccaacaacaaccacagctgaaacaacaataACTACAGGCGCCCCGACAACAACGACAGCTGAacaaccaacaactacagatgccccaacaacaactacagacaccccaacaacaaccacagctgaaacaacaactacagatgccccaacaacaaccaccgatgccccaacaacaactacagatgccccaacaacaaccacagattccccaacaacaactacagatgccacaacaacaaccacagctgaaccaacaactacagataccccaacaacaaccacagctgagccaacaactacagataccccaacaaccacagctgaaccaacaacaactacagttgtcccaacaacaaccacagctgaaaca